A stretch of Syntrophales bacterium DNA encodes these proteins:
- a CDS encoding SEC-C domain-containing protein, which produces MYKKLAGMTGTADTEAEEFKKIYNLEVVVIPTNMPMIREDCVDVIYKTEKEKFDAVIEEIKELNVIGRPVLVGTISIEKSELLSKYLKKYGIKHNVLNAKNHEKEAEIIAAAGQRGAVTISTNMAGRGTDIKLGAEVAELGGLHILGTERHESRRIDNQLRGRSGRQGDMGSSRFYLSLEDDLLRIFGADRISSIMDRIGVEEGEPIEHGIISKAIENAQKRVEGQNFDIRKHLLEYDDVMNRQREVIYRQRREILAGTDLWSTVDEIVEELVDDIVEEFLSEKHHEEWNLKGLDDVLLKQFSLHLDFAKREPADLNREEVRDELTEAVSGHLQKKKEEYGESIMDYVARMVMLQSLDVHWKDHLLAMDHLKEGIGLRGYGQKDPAREYQREGYEMFMDMVNRVKASSLEKLCLVQIRREEEVTEIEQKREREYVMSRGDHDAKTSTVRRKEAKVGRNEPCPCGSGKKYKRCCGK; this is translated from the coding sequence ATGTATAAAAAGCTTGCCGGCATGACCGGTACAGCCGACACGGAAGCGGAGGAGTTCAAGAAAATATACAATCTCGAAGTGGTGGTCATTCCCACGAATATGCCCATGATCAGGGAAGATTGCGTCGACGTCATATACAAGACGGAAAAGGAAAAATTTGATGCCGTCATCGAAGAAATCAAGGAACTCAACGTCATCGGACGACCCGTGCTGGTAGGGACCATTTCCATTGAAAAATCAGAGCTTTTGAGTAAATACCTCAAGAAATACGGTATCAAACACAATGTTCTGAACGCGAAAAACCATGAGAAGGAAGCGGAAATCATTGCCGCGGCGGGTCAGCGAGGTGCCGTTACCATATCGACCAACATGGCCGGTCGGGGTACGGACATCAAGCTCGGTGCGGAAGTGGCGGAACTGGGGGGGCTTCACATTCTCGGTACGGAGCGCCACGAGAGCAGGCGCATTGACAACCAGTTGCGCGGACGGTCCGGGCGACAGGGCGACATGGGATCGTCCCGGTTTTACCTGTCCCTGGAGGACGATCTTCTCAGGATCTTCGGTGCCGACAGGATCTCGTCCATCATGGACCGGATCGGCGTTGAAGAGGGGGAACCCATTGAGCACGGAATTATATCCAAGGCCATCGAAAATGCCCAGAAACGTGTTGAAGGACAGAATTTCGATATACGGAAGCACCTGCTCGAGTACGACGATGTCATGAACCGGCAGCGGGAAGTCATCTACCGGCAGCGCAGGGAAATCCTTGCCGGGACCGACCTGTGGAGTACCGTGGACGAGATCGTCGAGGAACTCGTTGACGACATAGTCGAGGAATTCCTGAGCGAAAAACACCACGAAGAATGGAACCTGAAGGGACTGGATGATGTCTTGTTGAAGCAGTTTTCACTTCACCTCGATTTCGCGAAACGCGAACCGGCAGACCTGAACCGGGAGGAGGTGAGGGACGAACTCACGGAAGCCGTGAGCGGGCATCTGCAGAAAAAAAAGGAGGAGTACGGAGAGTCCATCATGGACTACGTGGCACGCATGGTCATGCTCCAGTCACTGGACGTTCACTGGAAAGACCATCTGCTGGCTATGGACCACCTCAAGGAGGGCATAGGGCTTCGGGGCTATGGCCAGAAAGACCCCGCCAGAGAATACCAGCGTGAAGGCTACGAGATGTTCATGGACATGGTGAACCGTGTCAAGGCAAGTTCCCTTGAAAAACTCTGTCTCGTCCAGATACGCCGCGAGGAAGAAGTCACTGAAATCGAACAGAAGCGCGAGCGTGAGTATGTGATGAGCCGGGGTGATCATGACGCGAAGACATCAACGGTGCGCAGGAAGGAAGCAAAGGTGGGCCGTAACGAACCCTGCCCCTGCGGGAGCGGGAAAAAGTACAAGCGCTGCTGCGGGAAATAG
- the prxU gene encoding thioredoxin-dependent peroxiredoxin (Most members of this family contain a selenocysteine.), whose protein sequence is MAEQSVGCARPTGGLVGKPEGAQDQQPPQPGPAKEVRTMIEVGKPAPDFVAPAYHKGEFTSVKLSDHLGKWIVLCFYPGDFTFVUATEISAVADNYKNFQDLGVEVFSMSVDSVFVHKMWDDHEISKMVDGGVPFPMLSDGGGKVGKAFGVYGEDAGVENRGRFIIDPDGIVQGYEVLTPPVGRNVAETLRQIKAFQLVRESKGAEATPSGWKPGKMTLKPGPHLVGKVWEVWKTDMAKD, encoded by the coding sequence ATGGCGGAACAGAGCGTGGGATGCGCCCGGCCGACCGGCGGCCTGGTAGGCAAGCCGGAAGGGGCGCAGGATCAGCAACCACCGCAACCAGGACCAGCAAAGGAGGTACGGACGATGATAGAGGTGGGGAAACCGGCGCCGGACTTTGTAGCTCCGGCATATCACAAGGGTGAATTCACATCAGTCAAACTCTCGGATCATCTTGGAAAGTGGATAGTCCTCTGCTTTTACCCCGGTGATTTTACCTTCGTCTGAGCGACCGAAATATCGGCGGTCGCCGATAATTACAAGAATTTTCAGGATCTTGGCGTCGAGGTTTTTTCCATGAGCGTCGACAGCGTTTTTGTCCACAAAATGTGGGACGACCATGAAATATCAAAAATGGTCGACGGTGGAGTCCCCTTCCCCATGCTGTCGGACGGCGGCGGCAAGGTGGGAAAAGCCTTCGGTGTGTACGGCGAGGACGCAGGTGTAGAAAACCGGGGCAGATTCATCATAGATCCTGATGGTATCGTCCAGGGATATGAGGTTCTCACACCCCCCGTCGGCAGGAATGTGGCGGAAACGTTGAGGCAGATCAAGGCCTTCCAACTCGTACGGGAAAGCAAAGGAGCCGAGGCCACGCCGTCAGGATGGAAGCCTGGAAAGATGACGCTGAAACCCGGCCCCCACCTTGTCGGCAAGGTATGGGAAGTGTGGAAGACAGACATGGCGAAGGATTAA
- a CDS encoding M23 family metallopeptidase: MKKGKITVLIIPHGRRAVRELKVSVGLITTLTFLFFIGLVATGYLGSRYIEYRKNLVALAELEEAHRTQGESLYALAEKVSYFEKRIAELNNFDREIRIISNLEVAGGEENFFGVGGSSPEEDEAVERLLETQQVLIDEINRDIDQLLEESLAQERSFRELVEYLKTQKSVLARTPSIWPVVGWVTSEYGKRKSPFTDRTEFHNGIDIAAPHGRNVMAPADGVVKVVKNDRHMGKLIWIDHGDEVMTCYGHLRTQSVKAGQQVKRGEVIGTVGSTGRSTGPHLHYGVQVSGEYVNPRRYLF; this comes from the coding sequence ATGAAAAAAGGAAAAATCACTGTTCTGATCATTCCACACGGCCGCCGGGCGGTTCGCGAACTGAAAGTATCGGTCGGCCTCATCACAACACTCACGTTTCTTTTCTTCATCGGTCTCGTGGCGACGGGATACCTGGGGAGCCGGTACATTGAATACAGGAAAAACCTGGTGGCTCTCGCGGAGTTGGAAGAAGCCCATCGGACCCAGGGGGAAAGCCTTTACGCGCTGGCGGAGAAAGTCTCCTATTTCGAAAAGAGAATCGCCGAACTCAACAATTTTGACCGCGAGATACGAATAATCTCCAATCTCGAAGTGGCCGGCGGGGAGGAAAACTTCTTCGGAGTGGGTGGGTCGTCACCGGAAGAAGACGAGGCAGTGGAGCGTCTCCTGGAAACGCAGCAGGTACTGATCGATGAGATTAACCGGGACATCGATCAGCTTCTCGAGGAATCGCTGGCCCAGGAGCGAAGTTTCCGCGAACTCGTAGAATACCTGAAAACGCAGAAATCGGTCCTTGCCAGGACACCCTCCATCTGGCCCGTTGTGGGATGGGTGACATCGGAATATGGAAAAAGAAAATCTCCCTTCACCGATCGGACTGAATTCCACAACGGTATCGACATAGCGGCTCCTCACGGCAGAAATGTCATGGCCCCTGCCGATGGCGTGGTGAAAGTGGTGAAAAACGACCGGCACATGGGAAAACTGATATGGATTGATCACGGTGACGAGGTGATGACCTGTTACGGCCATCTGCGAACCCAGTCCGTCAAGGCCGGTCAGCAGGTAAAGCGGGGTGAAGTCATCGGTACCGTGGGAAGCACCGGACGGAGCACCGGCCCTCATCTGCACTACGGCGTGCAGGTAAGTGGTGAATACGTGAACCCGCGGCGTTACCTCTTTTAG
- a CDS encoding pyruvate carboxylase has protein sequence MSAKKSLIQERITPKELKLKGVAHVLDKIRKADGYYVTNSERDLSQSDFKNRIMPHTQLLVSGDRNETGFFSLEITGGASVHVDMLRKQINPLEKLELLSRFMPDTMFQTLCRGINLFGYRPYPDNVVRMTVKSFARYVHVWRVFDFLNHIPNMEAVFEGVKAADRILEPSICFSTGEEHTDAYYVKKVRELVEVAGEDIILCIKNHGGLGTPKRIGELVRSILDVFPDLIVHYHGHNTDGNDTGRIIAAVTNGAKIVDASDHALTGFYGPPPLLTVVDTLADYGHRAMGLDRQKLIDASNRLRSERKYYSEFESQFFGFDPTVQTHKLPGGATGSSFEQAVKGGFIDKMPTILQEELPRVQKELGNWWSVTPGSQILWTTAVSNVLEGKRYSKANDDLKNLMLGRYGELPFYWPADEIYEAVFGPDWKNIVERERGYQHISDIDVDIERRVLEKRLGREATDDELVLYLQHPNDAAAFFKFEETYGKTWVLPPDIWFRRGGFNLGEEHEFTDYCGQSHVVEIGPMRRTKNGDVVTYLMIDHHSQPLLTEMDAEGARIERKRTLSMKEIVELAQVGNMLSPLKGVVNAVPVDAGHDVVAGQVLVVLEAMKMLNNVESKISGKVTEILVSPGDEIDVGDALVMVEKKK, from the coding sequence ATGAGTGCAAAAAAGAGCCTTATCCAGGAAAGAATTACACCGAAAGAACTGAAACTCAAGGGCGTCGCCCATGTGCTCGACAAGATACGAAAAGCCGATGGGTATTACGTAACCAACAGCGAACGTGACCTGTCTCAGTCGGATTTTAAAAATCGGATCATGCCTCACACGCAGCTCCTGGTTTCAGGAGACCGGAACGAAACAGGATTTTTTTCCCTTGAGATAACGGGAGGTGCCTCCGTTCATGTGGACATGCTCCGCAAGCAGATCAATCCTCTGGAAAAGCTTGAATTGTTGAGCAGGTTCATGCCCGACACCATGTTTCAGACGCTGTGCCGGGGGATCAACCTCTTCGGATACCGGCCCTATCCGGACAATGTGGTCCGCATGACCGTGAAAAGTTTCGCGCGTTATGTCCACGTGTGGAGAGTTTTCGACTTTCTCAACCATATTCCCAACATGGAGGCCGTTTTCGAAGGAGTGAAGGCGGCGGACCGCATTCTCGAGCCTTCTATCTGTTTCTCCACCGGCGAAGAGCATACCGACGCCTATTACGTGAAAAAAGTGAGGGAACTGGTAGAGGTTGCCGGAGAAGACATTATCCTCTGCATTAAAAACCACGGCGGACTGGGAACACCGAAGCGGATCGGAGAGCTGGTGCGATCGATCCTGGACGTCTTTCCGGATCTCATCGTTCACTACCACGGACACAACACGGACGGAAACGACACGGGCCGCATCATTGCCGCCGTGACCAACGGGGCGAAGATCGTCGACGCCTCCGACCACGCCCTTACCGGATTCTATGGTCCTCCACCGTTACTGACCGTCGTGGACACCCTGGCCGACTATGGTCACAGGGCCATGGGCCTGGATCGGCAGAAGCTCATTGACGCGTCAAACCGTCTTCGTTCGGAGCGAAAATATTACAGCGAGTTTGAATCCCAGTTTTTCGGATTCGATCCTACCGTGCAGACCCACAAGCTTCCCGGCGGCGCCACGGGGTCGAGCTTCGAGCAGGCCGTCAAGGGAGGTTTTATCGATAAAATGCCGACAATTCTCCAGGAAGAACTTCCCCGGGTTCAAAAGGAACTGGGCAACTGGTGGAGTGTTACGCCGGGATCGCAGATTCTCTGGACAACGGCAGTCAGCAACGTTCTCGAAGGCAAACGCTATTCAAAGGCGAATGATGACCTGAAGAATCTCATGCTGGGTCGCTATGGAGAGCTTCCTTTCTACTGGCCCGCCGATGAGATTTACGAGGCCGTTTTCGGACCGGACTGGAAGAACATTGTCGAACGTGAACGGGGCTACCAGCACATTTCCGACATCGATGTCGACATTGAACGACGGGTTCTGGAGAAGCGTCTGGGCAGGGAAGCCACCGATGACGAGCTGGTCCTGTACCTGCAGCATCCCAACGATGCCGCGGCCTTCTTCAAGTTCGAGGAAACCTACGGCAAAACCTGGGTGCTTCCGCCCGACATATGGTTCAGGAGAGGCGGCTTCAATCTCGGAGAAGAGCATGAGTTCACCGACTATTGCGGCCAGAGCCATGTAGTGGAAATCGGTCCTATGAGAAGGACCAAGAATGGCGATGTGGTTACCTATTTGATGATAGATCATCACTCCCAGCCGCTTCTGACCGAAATGGATGCCGAAGGGGCCCGGATAGAGCGGAAACGAACTCTCTCCATGAAAGAAATCGTCGAGCTGGCACAGGTGGGGAACATGCTCTCTCCCCTCAAGGGTGTCGTGAATGCCGTTCCTGTGGATGCAGGGCACGATGTGGTAGCCGGCCAGGTACTTGTTGTTCTTGAAGCGATGAAGATGCTCAACAACGTGGAATCAAAAATCAGTGGAAAAGTAACAGAAATTCTGGTATCGCCGGGGGATGAAATTGACGTTGGTGATGCCCTGGTAATGGTGGAAAAAAAGAAGTAG
- the argJ gene encoding bifunctional glutamate N-acetyltransferase/amino-acid acetyltransferase ArgJ translates to MSENHKDPSSLRVPGFRANGIAAGIKTNGGKDLALIVSDHPARAAAVFTTNSFKAAPVLQDMRKIVSGTARAIIVNSGCANAATGEQGVADAGAMARVVSSRLGFHEDQVLVASTGSIGKRLPLERIEGGADELVAGLREEGMQDASEAIMTTDRFPKTAQRSVHLGGRDIRLCGIAKGAGMIEPNMATMLAFFFTDAVVDGRYLDRVFRQAMDQSFNAISVDGCMSTNDTAIILANGAAGNDPLKPRSTGCVIFREALFDMAFQLARLMVRDGEGATKLIDIRVEGCRNRGDAKRVAYAIGRSSLVKTAFFGGDPNWGRIISAVGSTGVPLHPEQTELHFNDRLIFKNGTGVVENHAELESIMKEDTIAVLVNLNMGGGSFRLLASDLTHEYIDINAFYHT, encoded by the coding sequence ATGTCAGAGAACCATAAAGATCCATCATCACTTCGAGTGCCCGGTTTCAGGGCGAACGGCATTGCCGCGGGCATCAAAACAAACGGCGGAAAGGACCTGGCCCTCATCGTTTCCGACCACCCGGCCCGGGCGGCTGCCGTTTTCACGACCAACAGTTTCAAGGCCGCCCCGGTTCTGCAGGATATGCGTAAAATCGTCTCCGGAACGGCGCGGGCCATCATTGTCAACAGCGGTTGCGCCAATGCCGCCACCGGGGAGCAGGGCGTTGCCGATGCCGGTGCCATGGCCCGGGTGGTATCGAGCCGCCTGGGCTTTCATGAAGACCAGGTGCTGGTTGCATCCACGGGAAGTATCGGCAAGCGTCTGCCCTTGGAGAGGATCGAGGGCGGGGCCGATGAACTGGTGGCGGGTCTTCGAGAAGAGGGCATGCAGGATGCATCTGAGGCGATCATGACGACGGATCGTTTCCCTAAAACGGCCCAGAGGAGCGTTCATCTGGGAGGCAGGGACATACGTCTCTGCGGTATCGCCAAGGGCGCCGGCATGATTGAACCGAACATGGCCACCATGCTCGCCTTCTTTTTTACCGATGCCGTCGTTGACGGACGGTACCTGGACCGGGTTTTCCGACAGGCCATGGACCAGAGTTTCAATGCCATTTCAGTGGACGGATGCATGTCCACCAACGACACGGCGATCATTCTGGCAAACGGGGCGGCGGGAAATGATCCGCTGAAGCCCCGTTCAACCGGATGCGTCATCTTTCGCGAAGCCCTTTTTGATATGGCCTTCCAGCTTGCCCGGCTGATGGTCAGGGACGGCGAAGGAGCCACAAAGCTTATCGACATCAGGGTGGAGGGATGCCGAAACCGTGGTGATGCAAAACGCGTTGCATACGCCATAGGCCGGTCCAGCCTGGTGAAGACGGCCTTTTTCGGCGGCGATCCCAACTGGGGACGTATCATTTCAGCCGTCGGATCAACAGGTGTTCCCCTTCATCCAGAGCAGACGGAACTTCACTTCAACGATCGTCTCATTTTCAAAAACGGCACGGGAGTTGTCGAAAACCACGCCGAACTGGAATCCATCATGAAAGAGGATACCATAGCCGTCCTCGTCAATCTGAACATGGGGGGCGGGTCATTCCGTCTCCTTGCCTCTGACCTTACCCATGAATACATTGACATCAATGCCTTTTACCACACCTGA
- a CDS encoding 4-hydroxyphenylacetate 3-hydroxylase family protein: protein MAMMNGKDYEESLRTLNLKVYMFGKRVENVVDDPIIRPSMNAVAATYEYAHHPRYEEIMTATSHLTGEKINRFTHIHQSREDLVKKSKMGRLLGSLTACCFQRCVGVDAMNALSMTTYDIDRKHGTGYNRRFLEYLEYVQEKDLTCDGAMTDPKGDRGKAPHQQADPDLFLRVVDERPDGIVVRGAKCHQTGAVNSHEIIVMPTMSMSEADRDYAVSFAVPSDTEGIVYIVGRQSCDTRKRERGTMDRGNQFYGGHEALVIFDDVFVPWERVFMYREWEFAGRLVEQFAAYHRQSYACKVGVGDVLIGAAQCIAEFNGVDRASHVRDKIVEMNHLNETLFCGSLSCAWEGHREPSGTWLVDVLLANVSKQNVTRFPYEIARLAQDIAGGLMVTMPSEEDLRSPDVGPWVEKYFKANPAVSTESRMRILRLIENITLGSAAVGYLTESMHGAGSPQAQRIMISRLVNMEAKKDRARKLSGVTDDA from the coding sequence ATGGCCATGATGAACGGGAAAGACTATGAGGAGAGCCTGCGTACACTGAACCTGAAGGTGTACATGTTCGGGAAGCGGGTGGAAAACGTGGTGGACGACCCTATCATACGTCCCTCAATGAACGCCGTGGCCGCCACCTATGAATATGCCCATCACCCTCGATACGAAGAGATTATGACGGCCACCTCCCACCTCACGGGGGAAAAAATCAACCGCTTTACCCACATACACCAGAGCAGGGAAGACCTCGTGAAGAAAAGCAAGATGGGACGACTCCTGGGATCGCTCACGGCCTGCTGCTTTCAGCGCTGCGTCGGCGTGGACGCCATGAATGCCCTGTCGATGACCACCTACGACATCGACAGAAAACACGGCACCGGGTATAATCGGCGTTTCCTCGAGTACCTCGAATATGTCCAGGAAAAGGATCTTACCTGTGACGGTGCCATGACCGATCCCAAAGGCGACCGGGGAAAGGCTCCGCATCAGCAGGCGGACCCGGACCTGTTCCTGCGCGTCGTCGATGAACGGCCCGACGGTATCGTGGTGAGGGGCGCCAAGTGCCACCAGACGGGTGCCGTGAACTCCCACGAGATCATCGTTATGCCTACCATGAGTATGAGCGAAGCAGACAGGGACTATGCCGTCTCATTTGCCGTACCTTCCGATACCGAGGGCATCGTCTACATCGTGGGTCGGCAGTCCTGCGACACGAGAAAACGTGAAAGAGGAACCATGGACCGGGGAAACCAGTTTTACGGAGGGCACGAGGCCCTGGTGATTTTCGACGATGTGTTCGTTCCCTGGGAACGGGTCTTCATGTACAGGGAGTGGGAATTTGCAGGCCGGCTGGTGGAACAGTTTGCCGCCTACCACCGACAGAGCTATGCCTGCAAGGTCGGCGTGGGCGACGTACTTATCGGCGCGGCCCAGTGTATCGCCGAATTCAACGGCGTCGACAGGGCATCCCACGTGCGGGACAAGATCGTCGAGATGAACCATCTGAACGAGACTCTTTTCTGCGGTTCGTTGTCCTGTGCCTGGGAAGGACACCGCGAACCCAGCGGAACCTGGCTTGTCGATGTGCTGCTGGCCAACGTGAGCAAGCAGAACGTAACCCGCTTTCCCTACGAGATCGCCCGCCTTGCCCAGGACATAGCAGGGGGTCTCATGGTGACCATGCCGTCGGAAGAAGACCTTCGATCGCCGGACGTGGGGCCATGGGTGGAAAAGTACTTCAAGGCCAACCCCGCGGTTTCCACCGAGTCACGGATGAGGATATTGAGGCTCATTGAAAACATAACCTTGGGATCGGCGGCCGTGGGATATCTTACGGAGTCCATGCACGGTGCCGGGTCTCCCCAGGCCCAGCGGATCATGATCTCCAGGCTGGTAAACATGGAGGCAAAAAAGGACAGGGCCAGAAAACTCAGCGGTGTTACGGATGATGCGTGA
- a CDS encoding ATP-grasp domain-containing protein → MPQRKRIKSVLVANRGEIALRILRTVRELGMKAIAVYEKPDSNALFIRFADQAILIGSGPRKDYLDIDRILWAARVSGADAIHPGYGFLSENPDFPEACEKAGIAFIGPPQEVMKILSDKVVARGIMEKAGLPFIPGTDDLADAEEGLKQALAFAEKEGYPVMLKASAGGGGRGIRKITTPEELAAQMPNARAEARSAFNDDRLYIEKGIVSPRHVEVQILADHHGTVLPMGTRDCSIQRRHQKLLEVAPADLPPDVLENISETAVEAARRAGYRNAGTVEFLVDSETNQFWFMEMNTRLQVEHTVTEVLTGVDIVREQIRIADGEYLEIADACNNLIGKAIQVRINAEDPKNNFMPEGGKLVAVYQSPGGPGIRLDGIAYQGYRVPTEYDSLLVKMTVRGYNWEQAVQRLRRALNDFLIVGPKTTIPFYLALCEEPDFKRGVFDTAYLEKHREIFDYHDREREITKLSRLIAEIHAKKHNPFAS, encoded by the coding sequence ATGCCACAGAGAAAAAGGATTAAATCAGTACTTGTAGCCAATCGCGGTGAAATCGCCCTGCGAATCCTCCGAACCGTCAGGGAACTGGGCATGAAAGCCATTGCCGTGTATGAAAAACCCGATTCCAACGCGTTGTTTATCCGTTTCGCCGACCAGGCCATACTGATCGGGAGCGGTCCCCGGAAGGATTATCTTGATATCGATCGTATTCTCTGGGCGGCGCGGGTCAGCGGCGCCGACGCGATCCACCCCGGATACGGCTTTCTCTCCGAGAACCCTGATTTTCCCGAGGCCTGCGAAAAAGCGGGTATCGCTTTTATCGGACCTCCACAGGAAGTAATGAAGATCTTGAGCGACAAGGTCGTGGCTCGGGGAATCATGGAAAAGGCCGGCCTGCCCTTCATCCCCGGAACCGATGACCTTGCGGACGCAGAGGAAGGATTAAAACAGGCCCTCGCATTCGCTGAAAAGGAGGGCTATCCGGTAATGCTCAAGGCATCCGCCGGCGGCGGCGGGCGGGGAATCCGTAAAATTACCACACCGGAAGAACTCGCCGCCCAGATGCCGAACGCCCGTGCCGAAGCACGGTCAGCGTTCAACGACGACCGCCTGTACATAGAAAAAGGTATTGTCAGTCCCCGGCACGTGGAAGTTCAGATACTTGCCGATCATCACGGTACGGTGCTTCCCATGGGCACCCGGGACTGCTCCATTCAACGGCGGCACCAGAAACTGCTTGAAGTGGCCCCGGCGGATCTTCCCCCGGATGTGCTTGAAAACATATCGGAAACCGCTGTCGAAGCGGCACGCAGGGCAGGCTACCGCAATGCCGGTACCGTGGAGTTTCTCGTCGACTCAGAAACCAACCAGTTCTGGTTTATGGAAATGAACACGCGGCTGCAGGTAGAGCACACGGTAACGGAGGTTCTCACGGGTGTCGACATCGTTCGGGAACAGATACGGATCGCTGATGGTGAGTATCTGGAGATAGCCGACGCCTGTAACAATCTCATCGGGAAAGCGATCCAGGTACGAATAAACGCGGAAGATCCCAAGAACAACTTCATGCCCGAAGGTGGAAAGCTTGTCGCCGTGTACCAATCTCCGGGAGGCCCCGGTATTCGGCTTGACGGTATCGCCTACCAGGGCTATCGGGTTCCCACGGAATACGATTCGCTTCTGGTCAAGATGACTGTCAGGGGATACAACTGGGAGCAGGCTGTGCAGAGACTGCGCAGGGCGCTCAATGACTTCCTTATCGTAGGACCCAAAACGACCATTCCCTTCTACCTGGCACTGTGTGAAGAACCGGACTTCAAACGGGGCGTTTTTGATACGGCCTATCTTGAGAAACACCGGGAGATATTCGATTACCACGACCGGGAGAGGGAGATTACGAAACTGTCACGGCTGATAGCTGAAATACACGCCAAGAAACACAACCCCTTCGCCTCCTGA